Part of the Lotus japonicus ecotype B-129 chromosome 6, LjGifu_v1.2 genome, GAGATGTCCGAGGGTTGAGCTTCTTTGGAGAGACCATCATCATTTTGATCAGATAGGTCAATTTTTAGAAAGtctctttctaaacgatcaGTTGATTCGGTTGAGTGATCATCAAACTTGACATTGATGGATTCTTCTACTGCTTTCGTCCTAGAGTTGAAAATTCTGTACGCTTTAGAATGAGTAGAGTATCCTaagagaattccttgatcagattTGTTGTCGAATTTTCCAACGTCGTCTTTAGTGTTGAGTATGAAGCATTTGcacccaaaaggatgaaagtacgaAACGGTAGGACGTCTTCCACGCCATAgttcataaggagttttctttAACAGAGGCCGCATGgatattctgttctgaatgtagcatgcagtttcaatgGCTTCAGCCCAAAAGTATTTGGGTAAAGAGGTTTCACTCAGCATCGttcttgccatttcttgaagtgaccTGTTCTTTCGTTCAGCAACTCCGTTTtgctgaggagttctaggagcagagaattgatgagtaatgccttcttgttcacataattTTTCAAATTCTTCATTTACAAATTCTCCTCCTCGATCACTGCGAATGGTTGTGATGCAGTATCCTTTTTCATTCTGAACTCTTTTGCTGAATATCTTGAATGCTCGAAAGGTTTCATCTTTACTTGTTAGGAAGAATACCCAGCAGAATCTCGTGTAGTCATCGATTATGACAAGACAATATCTTCTTCCAGAAATACTAGCTACTCTAGTaggaccaaacaaatccatatgtaacaggtccagaggtttgctggtgctaacaaagtttttagcacgacaggaggtacgatgtTGTTTGCTTTGAACACAAGCAGAACATGTAACATCAGATTTGATATTAAGTTTTGGCAGACCACatactaagtcattacttatgattttagtgatggtccttaaggaagcatgccctagcttcctgtgccaaagccatgtattgtcctctgatgatactagacatgttacattttgatttgctaggttttccaagttcgtcttatatagattcccttgtctctgagcttcaaagatgatctTGTCATCGGTATCAGtgacactacacttcactttattaaagaaaacagtgaacccactatcacataattgacttatactaagtagattatgttttaatcCTTCAACTAACAGAACATTACTAATCATAGGAAGAGGTTTCTTACCAACATTACCTTCTCCAATAATGAGTCCCTTCTGATTTCCTCCAAAGGTAACCGATCCACCATTTCTTTTAGTTTGGATCTttgggaacatagacttttctctcgtcatgtgacgcgagcatccactgtccaggtaccattgttggcgtttccttcgttctgttaaaTAGGTCTGCAACAGAGATAATTGACTTtttaggtacccagattttcttgggtcctgAGGGGTTAGCAGTAACTTTTGAGGGAACGTTCTTCTCATAGGAAGTTTTTCGTTCATCTCGCTCAATCTTGCAGTTTACAACAAACTTACTTTGACTAGACTCAGATGATGTAAAAGATATATCAGACATGCATTCACTGGATGAAGCTGATTCACTATCAAATCCTAGTCCACTTTTATCATACAGTTCGCGACTATTTCCACACAGTTTAACTAGCTTGTCATGACCTATAGTAAATGTGGATAGATCATCTATAAATactttaattcttttttttttagagtaGTTACTTCCTTAACAGAATCTTGTTCCTTTAAAGCAGTATTTTCTTTAACTACATgatctttttttattaaaactttTTCATGCTCGAGTTGTAATTTAGCAAATTGTTTCTTCAAGGTTTTGTACTTTTCAGATAGAGCATATGAATGTTCAAGTAGTTCATTGAAATCTTCCTTAAGGTTTTCAAATTttacctcatcatcatcttcatcgtctgAGCTTTCTGCAGATGCCATAAGAGCAAAGAGTGCATCATCATCTtcgtcttcatcatcatcttctgaaTCGTCCTCAGATTCATCCCATCCAGCAGTTAgcgctttctttttcttgtagaatggtttcTTGCCTGATTTCTTTGCTAGTCTTGGACAGTCCGGCTTGATGTGTCCTGGCTTTTTGCACTCGAAGCAGGTGATGTTGCTTTTATCTAAGTTTGAGCCACCTTCACTTTTGTAAGTGAACGGTTTCTTTTTCATGCTTGAATCCCTTTTGTTATCCTTCCTTGATGTTCCTTTCcctttttgttgtttgatctgACATTTCTTCTgaggattcttcttcttcagattgtTCTTTTGTTTGAATGGCCTTTGAACTGTTTGCTTTAAAAGCAatgttcttctgcttcttcaatCCTTCGTCATGAGCCAGCTCTAtttcatgaaccttcagagatccaAGGAGGTCTTCCAATCTCAAGGTGCTGAGATCTTTAGCTTCTTGAATGGTTGTGACCTTGGGTCTCCATTTTCTGGGAAGGCATCTTAGAAtctttgtgatttgatcaacaTTTTCGTATTTGCGATCCAGATTTCTAAGCCCATTAACAACGGTTTGGAATCTTCCAAACATGTCATCAatgctttcattttctttcatcttgaaggtttcatattcagccacgAGTAGACTTACTTTGGCTTGTCTGACATTTGCCGTACCTTCATATGCCAACCCTAGAGCTTCCCAGACTTCGTTGGCCGTTGCTAAGCCATCAACCTTATCCAACTGAGATCTGCTTAAAGCACACAGTAGGAATAATTTAGCTCTAGCATTAAGTTGATAATCCTTGCGTTGTACTTCTGTCAGTTGATCCTTCTTTATTGGTTCTCCAGCATCATCTTTGTGAatgatgttgccattttcaatgatgtcCCAAAGCTTGTAGTTTGTGGACTCAATGAATAGTTGCATGTGAGTTTTCCAATAAGGATACTCAGTTCCATCAAAGAAcggaggcttgttggtggatgagcccgtagctATTGCtagatcttctgccatggatctttactctacacatgtttaagatgttagtttctagagactaagctctgatgccaattgagttgcaaataagtaacacaagaaagggggtttgaattgtgttcttgaaaattactttttaaaactttgttttatgaaaagaatattagttctttggTAAAAATGTTTAAGTGTGACTTTTCACAAACtatttagtgcagcggaagtaaaacagtaaatagaacagaacgatcagcacacataGATTTATACTGGTACACCCTATACGATTGGGCTatgtccagtacttggccaccaccaagattttcactagcaagtatcaaggacttctccaatacaagtattagacaggacttctccaagtattatcacggacttctccaagtattctgcaggactcctcctataagtattgtcccggacttctccaaaatcttacaaagatttaaatcactctacggagattctcttctttcaagagtaAGGGTAGAGACTTTAaagcactggaactctaagtgtttgggttcagatctGACTATTGGATCACTTAAGAGTTACTACAAAAGTGCCAAGAGAATAAAGAGATATGACTCTTTTGAggtacgaggttttctctttcacttggCAGAATTTatggcttgtgtttgacacttgGGAATATCTGCTTGTGCTTTGAATGCTGTTAAGAAATTTtgaaatgaatgcttgaatACTTGTATTCTCAGagttagttcttatttcttcagatcttcaagaatgtcttaaatacttgcttaCTAGTGTTGTAGCCATTGAGAGACAAAATCCAACCGTTGAGATAGCCGTTGTAAGTTGATATCGGACCGTTGATTCAAAGCgcttggttggtagcttcattaaatgttacttctgaagcgagtctatcctttagcttaaaaggtgatgtttgtcagctagtaggtggtgatagactttgggctacttttcagacaagagacaatttggcaatttgatgttgacggcttgagcttttcctcgttggtcagcgtgccttttgctAAAGCAAACTTGTCTTTATGTGATTTAGTTTGAATGAAATTCAAGTGGTTGTCATTTGATTTGAATGTGAGACAGCCGGTTTAAATTAAACTAAAgctttggcgctcaaaatatTTCTTGATATGTCTGACTGATAACGTGGCATTGAACGGTCAGAGTCTTCAAACTAGGGTACTGTAGAAGCAGAGTTATTTTCTGAGGAAAACATCCTTTTACGAATTGATAGAACGTTGAAGCGTGTGACATATAACCAAGTTTCTCCTGAAATTGAGAACGTTAATAGTAGTTAGATTTTCAATGAAACTTCTACTAtgaaattgttatgatcaaaataagattttaaaaacgttatgatgcgtttgaacttaacaattgATACACTGGGATTTGAGATTCGGGGTGGTTGGTAGCTCACATGGTTGGCCTAAAAGGTAACTGTAGGCGAATGTCCAGGGTTTAAGCCCTAAGGATGTATAATttatactaatttactaacaattgaAATTTGCTATAAAAAAGTGACACACTGAGATCAATATGTATTAGTCACGGTAACGTAATGCTAATACGCTTTAGCGTTAAGTAACAGGTTCGAGCTTAGATATTAATGAGTAAGAGGCTCATATCCATAGCTATGTTCAAAACCTACTCATATTATAGAACAGTACACCGGTAAATGTTTCATAGACCATGGGTTTGAGGCACTCGACCGACAACCCTATAATGAGTGCCTTTAATGTATTAGTTGGTCTTTTTGAGGAAACTATAACATTGAGAATGTTCATGTGTTTCACTGTGTCTGCTTGAGCGGGAAGAAGGTCGAGCCCGTTGTATAGTAAAAACCATAAAGAACCCTACCGCTCAACATTGATATGGTAAAATGCGGCATGATAGCCAATTGGTAGTACTGTTGAACACTGAAGACTAAGGGTATGTATTAATCAGTTAGTTGCCCTATTCATTACTAGGTTAAATTTTGTTGCGTCATAAGATAACC contains:
- the LOC130725271 gene encoding cytochrome b-c1 complex subunit 6, mitochondrial-like, which gives rise to MKKKPFTYKSEGGSNLDKSNITCFECKKPGHIKPDCPRLAKKSGKKPFYKKKKALTAGWDESEDDSEDDDEDEDDDALFALMASAESSDDEDDDEVKFENLKEDFNELLEHSYALSEKYKTLKKQFAKLQLEHEKVLIKKDHVVKENTALKEQDSVKEVTTLKKKELKYL